A window of Lagopus muta isolate bLagMut1 chromosome 14, bLagMut1 primary, whole genome shotgun sequence contains these coding sequences:
- the WNT8A gene encoding protein Wnt-8a: protein MRGSSFLLLSIVGISGAVLNAAAWSVNNFLMTGPKAYLTYSSSVAAGAQSGMEECKFQFGWERWNCPESALQLSTHNRLRSATRETSFVHAISSAGVMYTLTRNCSMGDFESCGCDDSRNGRVGGRGWVWGGCSDNVEFGERISKLFVDALETGHDTRALINLHNNEVGRLAVKATMKRACKCHGVSGSCSIQTCWLQLADFREIGNYLKMKYDQAHKLEMDKRRMRAGNSADSRGATAETFHHVHSTELVFLEDSPDYCTKNASLGHHGTEGRECLQTGRNLSQWERRSCRRLCTECGLKVEERRTEVVSSCNCKFHWCCTVRCEQCRQLVAKHFCSRRDAAVANHTKRRNRGHRR, encoded by the exons ATGAGGGGCAgcagcttcctcctcctctccattGTGGGCATCTCTGGGGCTGTTCTCAATGCAGCAGCGTG gtCGGTGAATAACTTTCTGATGACAGGACCTAAG GCGTACCTGACGTACTCCAGCAGCGTGGCGGCGGGCGCACAGAGTGGGATGGAGGAGTGCAAGTTTCAGTTTGGATGGGAGCGTTGGAACTGCCCCGAGAGCGCCCTGCAGCTCTCCACCCACAACCGCCTGCGCAGTG CTACCAGAGAGACATCCTTTGTGCATGCCATCAGCTCCGCTGGTGTTATGTACACCCTGACCAGGAACTGCAGCATGGGGGACTTTGAGAGCTGTGGCTGTGATGACTCCAGGAACGGGCGTGTAG GTGGCCGAGGCTGGGTCTGGGGAGGCTGCAGCGACAACGTGGAGTTTGGGGAGAGGATTTCCAAGCTCTTTGTGGATGCTTTGGAAACAGGACATGATACCCGTGCCCTGATCAACCTGCACAACAATGAAGTTGGAAGACTC GCTGTGAAAGCCACGATGAAGCGAGCCTGCAAGTGCCACGGGGTGTCAGGCAGTTGCAGCATCCAGACATGCTGGCTCCAGCTCGCCGACTTTCGGGAGATCGGCAACTACCTGAAGATGAAATACGACCAAGCCCATAAGCTGGAGATGGACAAGAGGCGGATGAGAGCCGGCAACAGCGCTGACAGCCGCGGGGCCACTGCCGAGACCTTCCACCACGTCCACTCCACGGAGCTCGTTTTCCTGGAGGACTCTCCTGATTACTGCACGAAGAATGCCAGCCTGGGCCACCACGGCACCGAGGGCCGCGAGTGCCTACAGACCGGCAGGAACCTCTCGCAGTGGGAGCGGAGGAGCTGCCGGCGGCTCTGCACAGAGTGCGGCCTCAAAGTGGAGGAGAGGAGGACAGAGGTGGTCAGCAGCTGCAACTGCAAGTTCCACTGGTGCTGCACGGTGCGCTGCGAGCAGTGCCGGCAGCTGGTGGCCAAGCACTTCTGCTCCCGCCGCGATGCCGCTGTTGCCAACCACACCAAGCGGCGGAACAGAGGCCACAGGAGATAG